Proteins encoded by one window of Methanobacterium alcaliphilum:
- a CDS encoding exopolysaccharide biosynthesis protein, with translation MREQTSCGRSFSWRISQIASHTPKEGMSLEQFLDTIGEEGQLFSCIILTAPFLLPMSIPGSSIPFGLAIFLISLSIISNKRILLPKRALTYKISKENINNVLNGIVRVLKRIEKYIKPRFVFLSFGKKMDVFNAILMAFCSLLLTLPLPIPLTDFLPAYGILFLALGSLECDGYLILTGYGLVTVTTAYFSLTALLGMDLIRNVFLFLGL, from the coding sequence GTGCGAGAACAAACTAGTTGTGGTAGATCATTTTCCTGGCGAATATCCCAAATTGCATCCCACACCCCCAAAGAAGGAATGAGTTTAGAACAATTTTTAGATACTATAGGCGAAGAAGGTCAGCTATTTTCATGTATAATTTTAACTGCTCCTTTTTTATTGCCCATGTCCATCCCAGGTAGCAGCATTCCATTTGGTTTAGCCATATTCTTGATAAGTTTAAGTATAATCTCCAATAAGAGAATACTACTTCCAAAAAGGGCCTTAACTTATAAAATTTCTAAAGAAAATATTAATAACGTTTTAAATGGGATAGTAAGGGTTTTAAAGCGTATAGAAAAATATATTAAACCCAGATTTGTTTTTTTAAGTTTTGGGAAAAAAATGGATGTGTTTAACGCTATTTTAATGGCATTTTGTTCATTACTCCTAACACTGCCTTTACCAATTCCCCTAACTGATTTTTTACCAGCATACGGAATACTTTTTCTGGCCTTAGGATCCTTAGAATGTGATGGTTATCTTATTCTAACTGGATATGGGCTGGTAACAGTGACTACAGCTTATTTCTCTTTAACTGCTTTATTAGGAATGGATCTTATAAGGAATGTATTCCTATTTTTAGGATTATAA